In a single window of the Metopolophium dirhodum isolate CAU chromosome 2, ASM1992520v1, whole genome shotgun sequence genome:
- the LOC132937970 gene encoding WD repeat-containing protein 35 isoform X2 encodes MGTWQEEMINNRNKSVVKGMAWNGEGDKICIVYEDGAVIVGSVEGSRIWGKELKKLMLTGVQWSPNSKFLLFTIKTGEVHLFDSDGNFISKLGMVCLPVSLNNVPITACHWLNRNINDCPQLAIAYKTGHVQLMRDQYDMNPVVFECDMLIVAIKWNHNGSVLALVGTLIVDGDIKESNVLQLYSPFGEHLRTLRIPGYMVSSCCWESTSLRITLAIDSFVYFANVRYDYPWCYFAGTIVYAYRNHEEAVTEITFWNIKKNEFYHTKFDSLLCMDAYKDHCVLAVRNNNDESKPYTLIICNNINTTVDIKHINFEPIWITMNGTLVIVSSHTSFMTWQYSVPKSHSASITNIKRKKVKMFHIDDTPSGVDELTQESREFKSSSFQKETKDRITCITASEQYLLIGRESCALQKYSLPQVALVERRMLSSKPYKLALNSNSKRLAVIDSTGVLTLVDISEDNVVKGSTDSEASNSFQRRDVWTMKWASDDPELLAIMEKTRMYVIRGFNPEEPISTSAYIASFENLEIQAVLLDEIIQSPENPSLDYVITLETKSLRDTRQLLEKVSIGEAIKFINDNPHPRLSRLLAEASLQTLDLSTSETAFVQCKDYHGIKLVKQLANINDILLKKAEVAVYFGDYVKAEQLYIEADRKDLAVILYQKLGNWFKVVELLKSSSSLLGISGLTMNLAWQGIGDHYLDNQQWDLAVEYYKKADNPEKLVECYIILKDYESLASLAKSLPGNHPLLETISVFFINSGMAEDESIDQNFSKRALTSVEFDTSKLSELMKCMNDTDRDQWLDNVKDVLTMVSKCINGERYTEAAQLVFATVCQEIKSDIQPNIIRQLATAGALLIEEYKEKNIRSAELDIEEIAMDNFGIKSFKSRVEIIENSWRIVESIHFLILAQQQLYNGDFHLALQTSLTLRNYEDMLNIEQVYSIIALAAIANGSFNIASRAFMRLETIDTKKNYYQLSLVIFSKYAPKDSTPLFIQCYNCLDNFPAWSLKCPKCKTKPEASIVTGQPLTDIKSLWCCRQCKRNATIIDMGPLNYCPLCRKEVILSF; translated from the exons ATG GGAACGTGGCAAGAAGAAATGATTAATAATCGTAACAAATCAGTCGTTAAAGGTATGGCATGGAATGGAGAGGGtgataaaatttgtattgtCTATGAGgatg GAGCTGTTATTGTCGGTTCGGTTGAAGGTAGTCGCATTTGGGGCAAAGAATTGAAAAAACTCATGTTGACAGGTGTCCAGTGGTCCCCAAATTCAAAATTCCTTCTGTTTACCATAAAAACCGGCGAAGTTCATTTGTTTGACAGTGATGGCAACTTCATA TCCAAATTGGGCATGGTGTGTCTACCTGTATCTCTTAATAATGTGCCAATTACTGCCTGTCATTGGCTCAACAGAAATATAAACGACTGCCCACAATTGGCTATTGCATATAAAACGGGACACGTGCAACTGATGAGAGACCAATATGATATga ATCCAGTAGTTTTTGAATGCGATATGTTGATTGTGGCTATTAAATGGAATCATAATGGCAGTGTTCTGGCGTTGGTCGGTACATTAATAGTTGACGGAGATATTAAAGAATCCAATGTCCTTCAACTTTATTCACCTTTTGGAGaa catTTGAGAACCCTTAGAATTCCTGGTTACATGGTGTCATCCTGCTGTTGGGAAAGCACATCGTTGCGCATCACCTTAGCTATTGACAGTTTTGTTTACTTTGCAAATGTACGATATGATTACCCTTGGTGTTACTTTGCCGGCACAATTGTCTATGCATATAGAAATCATGAAGAAGCGGTCACAGAGATTACgttttggaatataaaaaaaaatgaa ttttaccacACAAAATTTGATTCATTGCTATGTATGGATGCTTACAAAGATCATTGTGTTCTTGCTGTACGAAATAATAACGATGAATCCAAACCTTACACCCTCATTATttgcaataatataaacactacAGTTGATa tcaaaCACATTAATTTTGAACCAATATGGATTACAATGAATGGGACCCTTGTAATTGTTTCTTCACACACAAGCTTCATGACTTGGCAATACTCTGTTCCTAAATCACATTCTGCATCCATAACGAAta TTAAGCGCAAAAAAGTGAAAATGTTTCACATTGATGATACTCCTTCTGGAGTTGATGAACTCACTCAAGAATCTAGGGAATTCAAAAGCTCATCATTTCAGAAA gAGACCAAGGATCGTATAACTTGTATAACAGCAAGTGAACAATATTTGTTGATTGGTAGAGAGAGTTGTGCTTTGCAAAAATACTCATTACCACAGGTAGCTTTAGTGGAAAGGAGAATGTTGTCCTCTAAACCTTATAAATTggcattaaattcaaattctaa gaGATTGGCTGTCATCGATTCAACTGGAGTGCTAACACTTGTAGATATCTCAGAAGATAATGTTGTGAAGGGATCAACTGATTCCGAAGCTTCGAATTCATTCCAAAGACGAGATGTGTGGACTATGAAGTGGGCTTCAGACGATCCTGAGCTCTTAGCAATAATGGAGAAAACTAGAATGTATGTCATTAGAGGGTTTAACCCTGAAGAACCAATTAGTACTTCTGCTTATATCGCTTCTTTTGAA aatttagaAATCCAAGCAGTTCTGTTAGACGAAATTATTCAGTCTCCAGAAAATCCTTCTCTCGATTATGTTATCACATTGGAAACAAAATCATTGCGAGACACAAGACAACTTTTGGAGAAAGTCAGCATAGGAGAagcaattaaatttattaatgataatccACATCCCAGACTATC gagaTTATTAGCTGAAGCGTCATTGCAAACTTTAGACCTTTCAACAAGTGAAACTGCATTTGTTCAATGTAAAGACTATCATGGCATCAAATTAGTAAAACAATTAGCTAACATAAATGATATCCTTTTAAAAAAAGCTGAAGTAGCTGTATATTTTGGAGATTATGTGAAAGCTGAACAACTATATATTGAAGCTGATCGAAA AGATTTGGCTGTGATTCTATACCAGAAACTAGGCAATTGGTTTAAAGTTGTTGAGCTGTTGAAATCAAGTTCTTCGCTTCTGGGTATTTCCGGTCTCACAATGAATTTAGCATGGCAAGGGATTGGTGATCATTACCTAGACAATCAGCAATG GGACTTGGCTGTTGAATACTATAAAAAAGCCGATAACCCAGAAAAGCTGGTCGAATGTTACATAATACTCAAGGATTATGAGTCATTAGCATCCCTTGCTAAAAGTCTGCCAGGAAACCATCCATTATTGGAAACAATTTCTGTGTTTTTTATCAACAGTGGGATGGCTGAAGATGAATCTATAGATCAAAAT ttttcaaaACGGGCATTGACGAGTGTTGAATTTGATACGAGCAAATTAAGTGAACTTATGAAATGTATGAATGATACGGATCGTGATCAATGGTTAGACAATGTCAAAGATGTATTGACAATGGTTTCAAAGTGCATAAACGGAGAACGATATACTGAAGCTGCCCAATTAGTATTTGCt acTGTTTGTCAAGAAATAAAATCTGATATACAGCCAAACATTATAAGACAATTGGCTACTGCCGGCGCGCTATTAATCGAAGAGTACAAAGAGAAGAACATTCGATCCGCCGAGTTAGATA ttGAAGAAATTGCAATGGACAATTTTGGTATTAAGTCGTTTAAATCTCGTGTTGAAATTATAGAAAACAGTTGGCGTATAGTcgaatctatacattttttaatacttgcCCAACAACAATTGTATAACG GGGACTTCCATTTAGCCCTTCAGACATCGTTAACACTTCGCAACTATGAAGACATGTTAAACATAGAACAAGTATATTCGATCATAGCATTGGCAGCGATAGCAAACGGCTCGTTTAATATTGCATCTAGAGCTTTTATGAGACTTGAGACTATAGATACA aaaaaaaattactatcaaTTGTCATTGGTCATATTTAGCAAGTATGCTCCCAAAGACTCTACTCCGTTATTCATTCAATGTTACAATTGCTTAGACAACTTTCCTGCTTG GTCGTTGAAATGCCCAAAATGTAAAACCAAACCAGAAGCCAGTATTGTTACGGGTCAGCCACTGACAGACATAAAATCTCTTTGGTGTTGCAGACAATGCAAACGCAACGCAACGATTATAGATATGGGACCATTGAATTATTGTCCGTTGTGTAGGAAAGAGGTTAttctttctttttaa
- the LOC132937970 gene encoding WD repeat-containing protein 35 isoform X3 gives MFLYLSKKIAIPNNTKINCLEWNSSQDCIAVGGDDGLLKVLKIDSGTPADGKPRGLAGQANLSINKTLEGHSGNVLTIVWNEKHNKLTSSDENGLIIVWTLYKGTWQEEMINNRNKSVVKGMAWNGEGDKICIVYEDGAVIVGSVEGSRIWGKELKKLMLTGVQWSPNSKFLLFTIKTGEVHLFDSDGNFISKLGMVCLPVSLNNVPITACHWLNRNINDCPQLAIAYKTGHVQLMRDQYDMNPVVFECDMLIVAIKWNHNGSVLALVGTLIVDGDIKESNVLQLYSPFGEHLRTLRIPGYMVSSCCWESTSLRITLAIDSFVYFANVRYDYPWCYFAGTIVYAYRNHEEAVTEITFWNIKKNEFYHTKFDSLLCMDAYKDHCVLAVRNNNDESKPYTLIICNNINTTVDIKHINFEPIWITMNGTLVIVSSHTSFMTWQYSVPKSHSASITNIKRKKVKMFHIDDTPSGVDELTQESREFKSSSFQKETKDRITCITASEQYLLIGRESCALQKYSLPQVALVERRMLSSKPYKLALNSNSKRLAVIDSTGVLTLVDISEDNVVKGSTDSEASNSFQRRDVWTMKWASDDPELLAIMEKTRMYVIRGFNPEEPISTSAYIASFENLEIQAVLLDEIIQSPENPSLDYVITLETKSLRDTRQLLEKVSIGEAIKFINDNPHPRLSRLLAEASLQTLDLSTSETAFVQCKDYHGIKLVKQLANINDILLKKAEVAVYFGDYVKAEQLYIEADRKDLAVILYQKLGNWFKVVELLKSSSSLLGISGLTMNLAWQGIGDHYLDNQQWDLAVEYYKKADNPEKLVECYIILKDYESLASLAKSLPGNHPLLETISVFFINSGMAEDESIDQNFSKRALTSVEFDTSKLSELMKCMNDTDRDQWLDNVKDVLTMVSKCINGERYTEAAQLVFATVCQEIKSDIQPNIIRQLATAGALLIEEYKEKNIRSAELDILINI, from the exons ATGTTCCTATACTTAAGCAAAAAG ATCGCTATACCAAACAACACGAAAATCAACTGTCTCGAATGGAATTCGAGTCAGGATTGCATAGCAGTCGGTGGAGACGATGGTCTTTTGAAAGTGTTGAAAATCGATTCTGGCACGCCGGCGGATGGTAAGCCAAGAGGATTGGCGGGCCAGGCCAacctatcaataaacaaaacTCTAGAAGGTCATTCCGGTAATGTCTTGACTATTGTGTGGAACGAAAAACACAACAAGCTGACTTCAAGTGATGAAAATGGGCTGATTATAGTTTGGACTTTGTATAAG GGAACGTGGCAAGAAGAAATGATTAATAATCGTAACAAATCAGTCGTTAAAGGTATGGCATGGAATGGAGAGGGtgataaaatttgtattgtCTATGAGgatg GAGCTGTTATTGTCGGTTCGGTTGAAGGTAGTCGCATTTGGGGCAAAGAATTGAAAAAACTCATGTTGACAGGTGTCCAGTGGTCCCCAAATTCAAAATTCCTTCTGTTTACCATAAAAACCGGCGAAGTTCATTTGTTTGACAGTGATGGCAACTTCATA TCCAAATTGGGCATGGTGTGTCTACCTGTATCTCTTAATAATGTGCCAATTACTGCCTGTCATTGGCTCAACAGAAATATAAACGACTGCCCACAATTGGCTATTGCATATAAAACGGGACACGTGCAACTGATGAGAGACCAATATGATATga ATCCAGTAGTTTTTGAATGCGATATGTTGATTGTGGCTATTAAATGGAATCATAATGGCAGTGTTCTGGCGTTGGTCGGTACATTAATAGTTGACGGAGATATTAAAGAATCCAATGTCCTTCAACTTTATTCACCTTTTGGAGaa catTTGAGAACCCTTAGAATTCCTGGTTACATGGTGTCATCCTGCTGTTGGGAAAGCACATCGTTGCGCATCACCTTAGCTATTGACAGTTTTGTTTACTTTGCAAATGTACGATATGATTACCCTTGGTGTTACTTTGCCGGCACAATTGTCTATGCATATAGAAATCATGAAGAAGCGGTCACAGAGATTACgttttggaatataaaaaaaaatgaa ttttaccacACAAAATTTGATTCATTGCTATGTATGGATGCTTACAAAGATCATTGTGTTCTTGCTGTACGAAATAATAACGATGAATCCAAACCTTACACCCTCATTATttgcaataatataaacactacAGTTGATa tcaaaCACATTAATTTTGAACCAATATGGATTACAATGAATGGGACCCTTGTAATTGTTTCTTCACACACAAGCTTCATGACTTGGCAATACTCTGTTCCTAAATCACATTCTGCATCCATAACGAAta TTAAGCGCAAAAAAGTGAAAATGTTTCACATTGATGATACTCCTTCTGGAGTTGATGAACTCACTCAAGAATCTAGGGAATTCAAAAGCTCATCATTTCAGAAA gAGACCAAGGATCGTATAACTTGTATAACAGCAAGTGAACAATATTTGTTGATTGGTAGAGAGAGTTGTGCTTTGCAAAAATACTCATTACCACAGGTAGCTTTAGTGGAAAGGAGAATGTTGTCCTCTAAACCTTATAAATTggcattaaattcaaattctaa gaGATTGGCTGTCATCGATTCAACTGGAGTGCTAACACTTGTAGATATCTCAGAAGATAATGTTGTGAAGGGATCAACTGATTCCGAAGCTTCGAATTCATTCCAAAGACGAGATGTGTGGACTATGAAGTGGGCTTCAGACGATCCTGAGCTCTTAGCAATAATGGAGAAAACTAGAATGTATGTCATTAGAGGGTTTAACCCTGAAGAACCAATTAGTACTTCTGCTTATATCGCTTCTTTTGAA aatttagaAATCCAAGCAGTTCTGTTAGACGAAATTATTCAGTCTCCAGAAAATCCTTCTCTCGATTATGTTATCACATTGGAAACAAAATCATTGCGAGACACAAGACAACTTTTGGAGAAAGTCAGCATAGGAGAagcaattaaatttattaatgataatccACATCCCAGACTATC gagaTTATTAGCTGAAGCGTCATTGCAAACTTTAGACCTTTCAACAAGTGAAACTGCATTTGTTCAATGTAAAGACTATCATGGCATCAAATTAGTAAAACAATTAGCTAACATAAATGATATCCTTTTAAAAAAAGCTGAAGTAGCTGTATATTTTGGAGATTATGTGAAAGCTGAACAACTATATATTGAAGCTGATCGAAA AGATTTGGCTGTGATTCTATACCAGAAACTAGGCAATTGGTTTAAAGTTGTTGAGCTGTTGAAATCAAGTTCTTCGCTTCTGGGTATTTCCGGTCTCACAATGAATTTAGCATGGCAAGGGATTGGTGATCATTACCTAGACAATCAGCAATG GGACTTGGCTGTTGAATACTATAAAAAAGCCGATAACCCAGAAAAGCTGGTCGAATGTTACATAATACTCAAGGATTATGAGTCATTAGCATCCCTTGCTAAAAGTCTGCCAGGAAACCATCCATTATTGGAAACAATTTCTGTGTTTTTTATCAACAGTGGGATGGCTGAAGATGAATCTATAGATCAAAAT ttttcaaaACGGGCATTGACGAGTGTTGAATTTGATACGAGCAAATTAAGTGAACTTATGAAATGTATGAATGATACGGATCGTGATCAATGGTTAGACAATGTCAAAGATGTATTGACAATGGTTTCAAAGTGCATAAACGGAGAACGATATACTGAAGCTGCCCAATTAGTATTTGCt acTGTTTGTCAAGAAATAAAATCTGATATACAGCCAAACATTATAAGACAATTGGCTACTGCCGGCGCGCTATTAATCGAAGAGTACAAAGAGAAGAACATTCGATCCGCCGAGTTAGATA ttttaatcaatatttag
- the LOC132937970 gene encoding WD repeat-containing protein 35 isoform X1, producing the protein MFLYLSKKIAIPNNTKINCLEWNSSQDCIAVGGDDGLLKVLKIDSGTPADGKPRGLAGQANLSINKTLEGHSGNVLTIVWNEKHNKLTSSDENGLIIVWTLYKGTWQEEMINNRNKSVVKGMAWNGEGDKICIVYEDGAVIVGSVEGSRIWGKELKKLMLTGVQWSPNSKFLLFTIKTGEVHLFDSDGNFISKLGMVCLPVSLNNVPITACHWLNRNINDCPQLAIAYKTGHVQLMRDQYDMNPVVFECDMLIVAIKWNHNGSVLALVGTLIVDGDIKESNVLQLYSPFGEHLRTLRIPGYMVSSCCWESTSLRITLAIDSFVYFANVRYDYPWCYFAGTIVYAYRNHEEAVTEITFWNIKKNEFYHTKFDSLLCMDAYKDHCVLAVRNNNDESKPYTLIICNNINTTVDIKHINFEPIWITMNGTLVIVSSHTSFMTWQYSVPKSHSASITNIKRKKVKMFHIDDTPSGVDELTQESREFKSSSFQKETKDRITCITASEQYLLIGRESCALQKYSLPQVALVERRMLSSKPYKLALNSNSKRLAVIDSTGVLTLVDISEDNVVKGSTDSEASNSFQRRDVWTMKWASDDPELLAIMEKTRMYVIRGFNPEEPISTSAYIASFENLEIQAVLLDEIIQSPENPSLDYVITLETKSLRDTRQLLEKVSIGEAIKFINDNPHPRLSRLLAEASLQTLDLSTSETAFVQCKDYHGIKLVKQLANINDILLKKAEVAVYFGDYVKAEQLYIEADRKDLAVILYQKLGNWFKVVELLKSSSSLLGISGLTMNLAWQGIGDHYLDNQQWDLAVEYYKKADNPEKLVECYIILKDYESLASLAKSLPGNHPLLETISVFFINSGMAEDESIDQNFSKRALTSVEFDTSKLSELMKCMNDTDRDQWLDNVKDVLTMVSKCINGERYTEAAQLVFATVCQEIKSDIQPNIIRQLATAGALLIEEYKEKNIRSAELDIEEIAMDNFGIKSFKSRVEIIENSWRIVESIHFLILAQQQLYNGDFHLALQTSLTLRNYEDMLNIEQVYSIIALAAIANGSFNIASRAFMRLETIDTKKNYYQLSLVIFSKYAPKDSTPLFIQCYNCLDNFPAWSLKCPKCKTKPEASIVTGQPLTDIKSLWCCRQCKRNATIIDMGPLNYCPLCRKEVILSF; encoded by the exons ATGTTCCTATACTTAAGCAAAAAG ATCGCTATACCAAACAACACGAAAATCAACTGTCTCGAATGGAATTCGAGTCAGGATTGCATAGCAGTCGGTGGAGACGATGGTCTTTTGAAAGTGTTGAAAATCGATTCTGGCACGCCGGCGGATGGTAAGCCAAGAGGATTGGCGGGCCAGGCCAacctatcaataaacaaaacTCTAGAAGGTCATTCCGGTAATGTCTTGACTATTGTGTGGAACGAAAAACACAACAAGCTGACTTCAAGTGATGAAAATGGGCTGATTATAGTTTGGACTTTGTATAAG GGAACGTGGCAAGAAGAAATGATTAATAATCGTAACAAATCAGTCGTTAAAGGTATGGCATGGAATGGAGAGGGtgataaaatttgtattgtCTATGAGgatg GAGCTGTTATTGTCGGTTCGGTTGAAGGTAGTCGCATTTGGGGCAAAGAATTGAAAAAACTCATGTTGACAGGTGTCCAGTGGTCCCCAAATTCAAAATTCCTTCTGTTTACCATAAAAACCGGCGAAGTTCATTTGTTTGACAGTGATGGCAACTTCATA TCCAAATTGGGCATGGTGTGTCTACCTGTATCTCTTAATAATGTGCCAATTACTGCCTGTCATTGGCTCAACAGAAATATAAACGACTGCCCACAATTGGCTATTGCATATAAAACGGGACACGTGCAACTGATGAGAGACCAATATGATATga ATCCAGTAGTTTTTGAATGCGATATGTTGATTGTGGCTATTAAATGGAATCATAATGGCAGTGTTCTGGCGTTGGTCGGTACATTAATAGTTGACGGAGATATTAAAGAATCCAATGTCCTTCAACTTTATTCACCTTTTGGAGaa catTTGAGAACCCTTAGAATTCCTGGTTACATGGTGTCATCCTGCTGTTGGGAAAGCACATCGTTGCGCATCACCTTAGCTATTGACAGTTTTGTTTACTTTGCAAATGTACGATATGATTACCCTTGGTGTTACTTTGCCGGCACAATTGTCTATGCATATAGAAATCATGAAGAAGCGGTCACAGAGATTACgttttggaatataaaaaaaaatgaa ttttaccacACAAAATTTGATTCATTGCTATGTATGGATGCTTACAAAGATCATTGTGTTCTTGCTGTACGAAATAATAACGATGAATCCAAACCTTACACCCTCATTATttgcaataatataaacactacAGTTGATa tcaaaCACATTAATTTTGAACCAATATGGATTACAATGAATGGGACCCTTGTAATTGTTTCTTCACACACAAGCTTCATGACTTGGCAATACTCTGTTCCTAAATCACATTCTGCATCCATAACGAAta TTAAGCGCAAAAAAGTGAAAATGTTTCACATTGATGATACTCCTTCTGGAGTTGATGAACTCACTCAAGAATCTAGGGAATTCAAAAGCTCATCATTTCAGAAA gAGACCAAGGATCGTATAACTTGTATAACAGCAAGTGAACAATATTTGTTGATTGGTAGAGAGAGTTGTGCTTTGCAAAAATACTCATTACCACAGGTAGCTTTAGTGGAAAGGAGAATGTTGTCCTCTAAACCTTATAAATTggcattaaattcaaattctaa gaGATTGGCTGTCATCGATTCAACTGGAGTGCTAACACTTGTAGATATCTCAGAAGATAATGTTGTGAAGGGATCAACTGATTCCGAAGCTTCGAATTCATTCCAAAGACGAGATGTGTGGACTATGAAGTGGGCTTCAGACGATCCTGAGCTCTTAGCAATAATGGAGAAAACTAGAATGTATGTCATTAGAGGGTTTAACCCTGAAGAACCAATTAGTACTTCTGCTTATATCGCTTCTTTTGAA aatttagaAATCCAAGCAGTTCTGTTAGACGAAATTATTCAGTCTCCAGAAAATCCTTCTCTCGATTATGTTATCACATTGGAAACAAAATCATTGCGAGACACAAGACAACTTTTGGAGAAAGTCAGCATAGGAGAagcaattaaatttattaatgataatccACATCCCAGACTATC gagaTTATTAGCTGAAGCGTCATTGCAAACTTTAGACCTTTCAACAAGTGAAACTGCATTTGTTCAATGTAAAGACTATCATGGCATCAAATTAGTAAAACAATTAGCTAACATAAATGATATCCTTTTAAAAAAAGCTGAAGTAGCTGTATATTTTGGAGATTATGTGAAAGCTGAACAACTATATATTGAAGCTGATCGAAA AGATTTGGCTGTGATTCTATACCAGAAACTAGGCAATTGGTTTAAAGTTGTTGAGCTGTTGAAATCAAGTTCTTCGCTTCTGGGTATTTCCGGTCTCACAATGAATTTAGCATGGCAAGGGATTGGTGATCATTACCTAGACAATCAGCAATG GGACTTGGCTGTTGAATACTATAAAAAAGCCGATAACCCAGAAAAGCTGGTCGAATGTTACATAATACTCAAGGATTATGAGTCATTAGCATCCCTTGCTAAAAGTCTGCCAGGAAACCATCCATTATTGGAAACAATTTCTGTGTTTTTTATCAACAGTGGGATGGCTGAAGATGAATCTATAGATCAAAAT ttttcaaaACGGGCATTGACGAGTGTTGAATTTGATACGAGCAAATTAAGTGAACTTATGAAATGTATGAATGATACGGATCGTGATCAATGGTTAGACAATGTCAAAGATGTATTGACAATGGTTTCAAAGTGCATAAACGGAGAACGATATACTGAAGCTGCCCAATTAGTATTTGCt acTGTTTGTCAAGAAATAAAATCTGATATACAGCCAAACATTATAAGACAATTGGCTACTGCCGGCGCGCTATTAATCGAAGAGTACAAAGAGAAGAACATTCGATCCGCCGAGTTAGATA ttGAAGAAATTGCAATGGACAATTTTGGTATTAAGTCGTTTAAATCTCGTGTTGAAATTATAGAAAACAGTTGGCGTATAGTcgaatctatacattttttaatacttgcCCAACAACAATTGTATAACG GGGACTTCCATTTAGCCCTTCAGACATCGTTAACACTTCGCAACTATGAAGACATGTTAAACATAGAACAAGTATATTCGATCATAGCATTGGCAGCGATAGCAAACGGCTCGTTTAATATTGCATCTAGAGCTTTTATGAGACTTGAGACTATAGATACA aaaaaaaattactatcaaTTGTCATTGGTCATATTTAGCAAGTATGCTCCCAAAGACTCTACTCCGTTATTCATTCAATGTTACAATTGCTTAGACAACTTTCCTGCTTG GTCGTTGAAATGCCCAAAATGTAAAACCAAACCAGAAGCCAGTATTGTTACGGGTCAGCCACTGACAGACATAAAATCTCTTTGGTGTTGCAGACAATGCAAACGCAACGCAACGATTATAGATATGGGACCATTGAATTATTGTCCGTTGTGTAGGAAAGAGGTTAttctttctttttaa
- the LOC132938511 gene encoding uncharacterized protein LOC132938511 encodes MHSQRWMFTSPGGENEYKKTSVTREHYDAAVEAKKERDENLIESESERKRRVLEDFMWQQMTKKALDQIEKQQLRANETKACSTYAESFVLPGFEVKELGSEIDEELQQKYPLYTDVVKSIYVRDADMIKAKTPVRKSHRKMFCKDSRFTSRLSNPMDINTPVGPGHFASI; translated from the exons ATGCACAGTCAACGATGGATGTTCACGTCGCCTGGTGGAGAAAATGAATACAAAAAGACTTCGGTCACCCGTGAACATTACGACGCGGCTGTGGAAGCGAAGAAGGAGCGCGATGAAAACCTCATCGAGTCCGAAAGTG AGCGCAAGAGACGCGTGTTGGAGGATTTCATGTGGCAACAGATGACTAAGAAGGCGTTGGACCAGATCGAAAAGCAACAGCTGCGCGCCAACGAGACCAAAGCATGTAGTACGTACGCAGAGTCCTTCGTCCTTCCAGGATTTGAAGTTAAAGAACTGGGTTCCGAAATCGACGAAGAA CTTCAACAAAAATATCCGTTGTACACTGATGTAGTCAAGTCGATATACGTGAGAGATGCTGATATGATTAAAGCAAAAACTCCTGTACGCAAATCTCATCGAAAAATGTTCTGTAAAGACAGTCGTTTTACCAGTCGTCTGAGCAATCCAATGGATATTAATACTCCAGTTGGACCTGGCCATTTCGcatccatataa